Proteins from one Malania oleifera isolate guangnan ecotype guangnan chromosome 4, ASM2987363v1, whole genome shotgun sequence genomic window:
- the LOC131153770 gene encoding uncharacterized protein LOC131153770 yields MDPRGSSAYVSGDDGVGPFGVGGGDSNAVLRSVAQQIMVEIARSFREQGGPSTERDCTIEKFTKMNPLAFSGGADPAVTENWMQEIKKILKVLHCTDEQRVLYATYKHTNEAKRWWMTTRLLEEQRQVPVAMTWCRFKEIFSDRYFSATVREAKDFSELVDRATITEESEQKDVGAPS; encoded by the exons ATGGACCCTAGAGGGAGTAGCGCTTATGTCAGTGGGGATGATGGGGTAGGCCCTTTTGGTGTAGGTGGTGGGGATTCAAACGCAGtcttacgtagtgtggctcaacaaattatggttgagattgcacgTAGCTTCAGAGAGCAGGGAGGACCATCGACAGAGCGAGACTGTACTATTGaaaagttcacaaagatgaatcctctggccttTTCAGGAGGAGCCGATCCTGCAGTgactgagaattggatgcaagagattaaGAAAATACTGAAGGTCCTCCATTGCACAGACGAGCAGAGGGTTCTTTATGCTACCTATAAACATACAAATGAGGCCAAAAGGTGGTGGATGACTACGAGATTATTGGAAGAACAGAGACAGGTACCAGTAGCTATGACCTGGTGTcgatttaaagaaatcttctCTGATCGTTATTTTTCCGCCACCGTTAGGGAGGCGAAG GACTTCTCTGAgctggttgacagggccactataaCGGAGGAGAGCGAGCAGAAAGATGTAGGAGCACCGAGCTAG